In Indicator indicator isolate 239-I01 chromosome 7, UM_Iind_1.1, whole genome shotgun sequence, the sequence TGTTTTCCAGAACACTATCATATGTACCTCTTTTTTAATGAGCACAAATACCCAACAAActttgttttgaagaaaaaaacatttctatatCTGAACAACAGGATAAACATTTCTGTACAAAATCACTGCGTTAAATCACTCTTTAGCCATATATTCTACATGAGAGAGTTATCACCAGgaaataattaaattattttagatgACTTAGCTGGCATGGCTAGTCCTCACCCCTCCATTAGTACAGGAGACAcaagagcattggaacaggctgcccagaaggaTTGgggtctccttcactggagactttcaaaacccatcttgacatcttcctgtgcaacctgatctaggtgaatcAGCTTTGGcagacaggttggactggatgatccccagagctcccttttttacccctaccattctgtgatttccagaaGTTGTTAATACAATAATTTCTGCATCCCTTTATGGAAATGGATTAATAGACACAGCACTTAAAGTCTTATCTATGCTCACTTTTCTTTCAATTTTGTTCCAGAAATAGGGATCTGAATTAGTTGTTGTGAAAACCTCAGTTAGAAAAGAAACTTACACTGCTCCTGCAATCTGTCCATTCTCCACCACATCTTTATCTTCTTGACAGAGAGGCCTATATTCCATATAGTTTCTTTCTTCTAAATTTCTCAGAACCAAGTTATAAAGGATGTGCTCATTGGGTTTTTGCAAAAGGTGCTCAAACATCCGCAAAGTCATTATGCTGATCTGCAACATAAAGAAGTGAAAATTCAACAAACTGATGTGTCACTGCATTatgctttttgccttttatCTGGTTTGCACACCCAAGAATGTTGCAATTCTTATTTAGATCATGGAAGGAAGCAAAAACCCTAAGAAAATTAGGAAACTGCTATGCTGAATGTGGTATAAACACAGATGAAGATTTCACACGTTTGAAAATCAGTATGtggatgaatttttttttcctgtaaaacaaAAATGTGTCTAGAATCTGCCAAAATAACAATACAAAGAACATTCAGAGAACTTACAACTTAGCCTTCCATATTACAATCAGATCCATGCTGGAAGATGGTTATCATTGTGCAAATGAgacacaaaacaagacaaagttAGCAATAAagacccaaaacaaaacaaagtaataCTGGGATATTGTGACTAGATCTATAGGCTACAATTTTGACATGGAGACATTATGCAAACTTTTAAAAGGAGACTGATTTTAAGCAGTAGAGAGACAGGTTTTTAAAGACAGCTTTAGAGAGCTTTGCTTTGCAAGCATCAACTAATTTATACAGACAACTCACTCTGACAAGATGAGCAGGTAAGCAtactaaaacaaaaaagataGGCTTGGGTTGTATTTGAAAAAATAGAGGATGAAGGTTGTTTCatggaaaaaatgaaacaagcaCCTCCCAAGGAGGGATTATACTGatgtaaattattttaacaATGTTTACTGTGTGCAAAGTGCTTATAGCTATTGTATCATCTTTTAAATGGCATCAGGCAGATTCTCTGACAACATTTACCTTATGTAAAAACTAGCAAGTTTTTAACAATACCTTATGGGATAATATGACAGAATTGGCACCATATAACACTGAACAAAGCACAAATTAAAATGCAGTTGCAGAAATGGATTTTTCCCTATCTTACAGACGAGCAAGCCTGACTAGATACACACAGGGGCCAAGCAAATTTAGGATAGAATCTTTATTAATGAGAACAATATGCTTGCTGGGGAAAACAGCTTgacttttgttttctgaagggAATTTTTAGCCCTGTCAGCCAGGCAAAAAAACGGTCAATTGACACAAATGTGAAAAAACCTCATGTCATTTTAACATTCTCTACACAAGACAGAACTGCCCAGCAGACATTATCATTACTACTTCTCACCTCGTCAGAAATATGATCACAGTGTTCAATTAACCTATGTCGCAATGGATGTCTGTTGATGTCTGCCAAAGTTTCTGGCTCCCTGTGTTCTCCAAGTATAAAATAAACTACTTCCTGCAGCAAGACGTCTGAAGTCACTTGACGAACAATGCGATGCAATAGTGCAGTTGATGTGAGGATTCCAATCTCTGAACTGAACAAAACATTTCGTGTCAGCCATGTAGCAGATctcagatgaaaacaaaaataaacagctgGACTGGGGAGTCTGTTCTGCTGTGTCTTGTAGGATGCTACTCACGTTTGCATCAGCTGGGGTTCCATAACATCAATGAAAAATCGTTCCTGCACAGCTTTTGCCATAGCAACAGCAGTAGTCTGAAACAAAAGTACAAAATGCTGTGTCTCAAACTCACACGGTAAGAAACTACTGGAACTACTTATTTGCTGCCTACATTTATAATCCATAAACATTTCAAACCTTTTGTGCTTCTTTGATGAGTTGATCACAGTAGTCAAACCATGAAAGAAATGAAATCAACGCTCTTTTCCCTGGAAAAGCAGAGGCATCTTCTTTGTGGCTATAGGAATCCAAACTAGGTAACACAGGGAGAAAATCCTTATTTAGTCTACAAGTAATTCCAGAATCTTGGACTTCATCCTTACTGACCTTTACAGAGTAATTCATGATCTACTTGCAATGAAGTGAACATTAGAATAGCTTTTTCTGCTGGTCTCTACTAATCTGGCAGTGCTGTCATTCTACTGGTTTACCGTGGCACGCTAAAGGATACATACTATGTACAGCAGCAGAACTCTGTTTGGTTAAGTGTTTCTTGAGTCAGAAGGGAAAAAGTATCTCAATTTAAAGGCTCTAAGGAATAAcaaattcaccattttcttcAGCAAAGCAGTCCAATAATTATTCATCCCACTGTTCAAAGTTGTGGATTTTTCCCTTTCTACCTTTGAAGTCTGACCACCAGAAATGTTGGTAGGTATCTATCTCAGCACAAATAAATCATGAGCGATTCATAGTAAAGAAGGCAGAGTAGGGAAATGTTTTGAAAATCTGACTTGAAGGCAGTTAGGATAACAGGCCTGTATCTTTTGTTTCCTGCTGATGAGTTATGCTGTaactttccttcttcttttttactGCAGAAGTTTTGCAACAAGAGCCTATTATTAACGACCTGCCCTTCCTGCCCTCTGTGGCAGCTTAGAGCACTCACTCTGCGAAAAGTTTATGTTTTCTACATCCTTGACACCTGAACAAGAACACAACCTGTACCTGATACTACAGCTACACCACAACTGCTAAATAATTCAGTGGAAATACTTGCCCCTTGAGGAATCTCTGCAAGGGACTGGCAGCCAAACCTGGCCCCATATCAGAAATCACACGTACAGCAGATGCCCAAAGTCATACCACTACTCTGCAGCTGGtatctcagctctgctcctaaGACTTTAGCAGAGGGTGATGAATATTTTATACGTATTATCTACCTATAGAAAATTAGTTTCAGGGAGGGGTATAAAGTAACCTTGGGTATTaagtacaaaaataaaattcttacCCCCAGTTAATTGCCTCCACTGTCTCGATGTCTAAGGGATCCAGTGACTGAGGCAGGGCTTTGTAGAGGGTGGCCAGCCTGTCCGTCAACAGTTCACATAAACAAGTGCTTTGAGTCAGGCacttggcagctgctggctctggcaaACTCACCAAAAGCATGAGGCCTTCACAGGCCTTCACTGCTATTCGGCCGTCCTGGCAGAAGGGCATGAAAGAATTAATCAGAGGGTGAACGAAGCTCACTTGAAATCAAGAAGCAAACATCTCCCAAATAAAACCTCTCCATTCTCCCACAGTGAGTGAATGCATctatttttgttgccttttcagTCATTAAAACTTAGTTCTTGTGAATTTAGATGGTACAAAATAGAAGAATATTAACCTGGATCCATGTCAAATACTAAGAATGCAACAGCAACCTTCAGTTTGACAGGATTAGTGCTGTAGGTCAGCTTAAGAGCAAGGTATTAGACAATGTAAAATAGCACTTAATAGTTACAAGGTACATTGGTAGATTTAGTTTTCTGCTCTTCACACTGCTGTGGCCATCACAGTCTTTACCTAACCCCCCTCTAGTTTATCTGAAAGAATCTGAATATGAAGGATGGAGCCGGCTATGACATGCAGCATCCCAAATAAATTGCTCAAAACCCAGCCACattaccatcagcaaacttagTACTAATTTTCTAAAaatattacttttattttaacCTTAACTGGCAAAGAAAATTGCACAATTACAAAAGCTGCTTGAAAAACAAGCCTCATTTTACTCTTCATAGTTAAAATGCAGTGTGTACATATGTGGGTGTTCACTCTCACTGCCCACTTCATACAGAATCCAAACTATTTCATTTTATCACATTAAGCAgaacaacaaacaagcaaacaaacaaaaccccaaaaaccccaaaaactcaCAGGACTTTTAGTGAGGTTTAGTAGAGAATTCACTAAATTATAGTCTTGATTTGGACAACCAGAGGAGGACTCAGGTGATGTGACATTTAACTCATCCAGACTGAAAGAGAGATCATCTGCCTGTTGTGGGAGGTCATCCTCCTTCTCCatttgctctgctccagcagcaccaggtgtttcttcaggctgaagagGCTGTCCCGTGTCTGTTGTCAGAGAGTCTTGGCCTTTTAGCATGTCTTCTGTGATTACATTTGCTGATCCTTTGGAAGTCATTATTTTTAACTTAttctgaaaaacattttggaaATTACATGGGTGAAATTACCCTTGCTCCTGAAGCACAAATCTACCAAAAGCTAATTTTTTACACAAGCATCTGAAGCAGTTCTCTGCAAGGTTGGATACAGTAACCCTGTAGAACGTAATGGGCTGGGGGAGTTTTTAAACCTGAGCATTTTAAAATCTGCTTGAAGTTCTCTAAAGCCCGGTGCCACTTTGCATCAAGGCTGAACATGCCATTTGCAAAGAGGTGGCACATTTTTGTCTTCACCACTTAAGGCACACATTCACTTGATCTGACTATGATTTGGTAAGTTCTACGTTTAACTTCTGAGGGGACCTTAACACCTGCTGGAAAACATCCCTTTCCAGATAAAGGCCTCAAGTTCATCTAATGTCTGAAATAGTGTTTCCAGTTGGAGTAACACAATTAAACTCATTCTAAACTTCTTGAGAGTCTATCTTCAgcgggaaagggaaaaaaaaatgtcttttatgaCAGCAACTCTCTTTGTGTTTctcaagaagaaaattaatagaTTGACTGGACAGAAGATTCCAGAAGTTAGCACTGGATACTATAAGAGATCACAGAGAAACTTCTCGGAAGCTAGAAAGCATGTCTGCTTAGCCTGAAAGAAAGCAACCCATCTGTCTTCCCATAAATCTGTCTCTAGCAcataaaaagacatttaaatttGAGCTCTGTGATAGCAAGAAGAAACTCACAGCAAGGCAAGAATTCATTGTTCTTCTGACATAAGCACAGGTAAATAATACTTTAATAGAACCATAAATTAGACTTCAGTacaagacattttttttcaagtgagtACTGTAGTGAGATTATAAATCCAAATGGTTCCTGTTCTCCACGATAACACCAAAATTATTACAAATATATTTCAAGCATTAATAATTTAAGAGTAACCATTTGGGGTTAATAGCATTTAGTACACACAAACCAGCAGGGACTAACTACATGACAGTCTCAGGCAGCAAACAAGAAAATTACTGTCAATGTCTGCTTGACTGATGTGCATTCATTGTGGAGAATTTGTACTGAATGTTGTGATATTCCCAGGAGAGGCAGCCCAATGATAACAGCAGCACACTGCATGCTATAAAATTAGTATGATTTTGGATTACAGTAGAAAAATTAATCCTTCAGcatatacttttttttaacattGTGAAACGTGGAAGGCTACAAAGCAACCAAAATGTGTCTGTCTGAACTGTGTCTGTCTATCCTTAAATCTTCTAAAGTCCCCCAGCATCCTCCTATGTATTTTATCATAGCATTAAAAATGACTGAAATAGAGGTGCTAAGTCCAACATCCCTATGCAAGCTCCTTCTCTCTACACTAGAACAAGGAAAACTCAGTTTAatgaaaaaggcaacaaaaagaTGAGTATATGGATTTTAAAGGTTTAAAAAAGCAGAATGTAGTTCTATTGGTTCTTAGTTCCACAACTTACCCATGAGATAGTTACACTATATAGCCCTATTGGTTAAGCAATGTAGGTGAAAGATTTTACTAAAAACATAAACAGCTTTCTATTAACAAGTTATTTGATATGGAATCATCCAAAAGAAATCCTGGCTTTGTAAATAGTTTTTTTTATGTTCATAAGATGCTGAAGAAACTGATCAGGAAAAGTcaaagaaggaagcaaaagtAACAAATAGAAACAGGCTGCTTTGGAGAGATATATCTGCATTTCAGCTTGTAAATGTTGGAGATTTGAGAGAGACAGGCCATGTAGAATTCTGTAAATTTACCCTTTTGTGTACTGGAGGGTCAGAAACAGCTACTAAGTCACAACAGCACCTCTAAGAGGCATAGATGTAAAAGACCAGAATATTCTGTTCTAATAAGCGACAATTCTGCACCCAAACCTCTGTATCTGGAAACAACTATCAGAAGTTGTAAAGGCAATATGTCTTAGGCTGTGACATTTAGAATAACGTtgtgaaggaaaagagaggctACAAGAAATGTTCTTCAGCTTGCCTGAACTCTACAGGCAGCatttggtgaaactacagatcTCTTTAGCATCATTTGCTTTTCCTTGTCTGATTCTTAATATTGTTATCTTGGTATTTAGAGAAAGAACTCCAATGTCTGACAGAACACTTGAGGTCCTGATGGTTGGGGTTCTCAGTGTCAATTTCAAGGCCATTATTTGAGTATAGGAGCCATTCAGAGGGTTCTTTTCAAAACATGTAACTTACATAAGTGACATCAGAAGTAATCCTGGTTTGCACTTGTCCCAGATTCTGCATGTAATATATCTAGTAATTTGCTTCTGAGTGCTTTTGATGTTTAAACACTAACTTTTCACTCCTTCCAGCATTTCCACTGCTATTACAACTACAATGGCAATATAATGACAATCAGGGTGCTGTTTAATTAAGGTAAAAATAAACTCAAGATGGATTCTTTTTTACTGACTTCTAAGTGATATTCATATACTCAATGGAAAATAACATATGTCTGCAGTTTAGGAGCCTCTGCTGCTACAGATCTTTTCTGCAGAAGCTTGTAAAATATTCCTGAAGGACATTGTATCTACATCTTTTCACCTTTGCAGCACATACATAATAGATACTGTGTCACCATAGGAAACATCAAAGTGGGAGCAGAAGGTGTTTCTAAGTGGACTTTTACAAATTAAGATTGTGTGTGCTCCTTCTAAATGAGAACTGAAAGTGAGTCGAGAAACTCTTTCTTCTTCCACCCTGAGTTCATCAGTGCCACACGTTAAGTTCAAAGAGGGAGTAAAGATATTTGGCTTTCTTATAGAAAGAAAATAGTCATATTGTAGATTatgagctggcactgcagctaGACCATATGTGTCACTGCCAAATAAGGGCCTGATCCTGCAGAACACTTAGCAACTTTCAAGGTTTCAATGCCCCGTGCAATCTGTCCCTTAGTCTCTGTTGTGCTGAAGACAAAACAACATAAGAAATCCAAGGTCTCCCTCACACAGTGTTCTACATTACAATTCATATCCCTACTCTAGAGGCACTCTCACTACAAAGGATAATGTATATTTGTGAGTCCGAGTAAATTATAATATAAATAATCAAATGCATCAAACCTCTGGAAgcaataaaaaccccaaacaaaaaaattatcagagaaaaacaaaatcacaaagTAAATGAAAACTAAGCTATAAAGCACGATGTGATACCCCCAGTTCTCTTAGATTTTATCTGTGACACAGTAAATACAATCATAGAAcgacagaatggtttgggttggaagggacctccaaaggtcatccagtccaacccccctgcagtaagcagggacatcctccactagatcaggttgctcagagagccttgttgagcctgaccttgtatatctccagggatggggcctcgactgtctccctgagcaacttgttccagtgttccactaccctcaatATATCtggaaaattttaattttatttactcACCTCAAGAAAGAAGTTGACCAGGTATGGATCCTGTTTCAGCTTTGCACATACTATACAGAGAAACtgaatttcttcattttctgttggAGTTGCCAAAACTTCACCACATAGCCTGATTAATTTCTGTCACATAAAGTGAATAATTAAGACAGAGTAAGTTACAGCTTTTTCTAGGAATGATggactgaatttttttttctatataacATTCTACAATGATGTATGATTATTGACTTAAACATTTACTCTAGATTTAGATGACTACGACAAGATTTCCTTATTACTTATGGCTTGCATTGCAGGGGCAGTTCAAGCAATTTCTTTATTTCACTTGACAATGGAAGATTAAATATACCATTAGCTAGAGCATAGTAAGAGAAACCTGTCATGCAAAAATACAATTTACTTGAAATTTGAGCAGTACCTGCACTGGCCTATGCACGTTTATGTGGGGAAGAAGAGGTTGCCTTATTCTTCCAAGAAGTTTTGTATAAAAAGCCAAAACTTGTTGTTTCATTCCTGGAGGacactgaaacaaaaccagatgaACAATAACAAATACATAACAAATGTGGAGGGAAACAGAGATGCAAATTTGTCACTCAAAATGGCTAATTAAACAGCAATAATTTATCCCAAAGTACTTTTATTGATATTAACAGAGATCAACAAAAAATATTGCATCTCATtagcattttccttttcaaattaTTCATGCTTTTAGTTAACTGCTCTAGTGCAGACTTCTACCAATCTTTCCAGGAAATATTTCCCATCAATACAGTGATAAGGAAAAACTCTGAATTAATTGGCTACAGGATGGCTGTATTTTATGGTACTGTGCCACAAAATACAGCAATTCAGTGAGTTGGACGTACAAATACACGATGATAAACTACCAACATCTTCAGGTCTACAAAAGGTTTTTTAAATTCATGAGCAATTAACCTTAGACAGATAGAGCATTTATAAAAGCACAGATGTTCCAGGACAAGACAAAGCTCTTGTTTTCCCTTAGATTCAGCAGAATATAAATCAAATATCTGTGGAACATCCAGCCGTTGGTCTACTGTCCCTCATATACCAGGTCACATAAAAGTACCTTCCTATCTCCATGAGATCTGATGACTCCTGGTCCTTTATGCACCTAGCTAAGCCTCCCCTGACTCTAATATGTTCTATCATGTTAGCAAATGCT encodes:
- the FHIP2A gene encoding FHF complex subunit HOOK interacting protein 2A, whose amino-acid sequence is MFSKFTSILQHAVEALAPSLPLQEDFVYHWKAITHYYIETSDDKAPVTDTNIPSHLEQMLDILVQEENERESGETGPCMEYLLHHKILETLYTLGKADCPPGMKQQVLAFYTKLLGRIRQPLLPHINVHRPVQKLIRLCGEVLATPTENEEIQFLCIVCAKLKQDPYLVNFFLENKLKIMTSKGSANVITEDMLKGQDSLTTDTGQPLQPEETPGAAGAEQMEKEDDLPQQADDLSFSLDELNVTSPESSSGCPNQDYNLVNSLLNLTKSPDGRIAVKACEGLMLLVSLPEPAAAKCLTQSTCLCELLTDRLATLYKALPQSLDPLDIETVEAINWGLDSYSHKEDASAFPGKRALISFLSWFDYCDQLIKEAQKTTAVAMAKAVQERFFIDVMEPQLMQTSEIGILTSTALLHRIVRQVTSDVLLQEVVYFILGEHREPETLADINRHPLRHRLIEHCDHISDEISIMTLRMFEHLLQKPNEHILYNLVLRNLEERNYMEYRPLCQEDKDVVENGQIAGAVDLEEDPLFTDLSPDNTLSAQEWLSASPPVSPEHPKNDGKTEVHKIVNSFLCLVPDEAKSSYHVEGTGYDTYLRDAHRQFRDYCVICLRWEWPGSPRSLEKCNLEASFFEGHFLKVLFERMGRILDQPYDVNLQVTSVLSKLSLFPHPHIHEYLLDPYVNLASGCRSLFSVIVRVVGDLMVRIQRIPDFTPKLLLVRKRLLGLEPEGPIIDHMTLLEGVIVLEEFCKELAAIAFVKYHASSTP